The Limosilactobacillus panis DNA segment AGAATCACGTAATCCTTATTTTTAAGAAACTGGTTAGCTAAACTGATGATTGGTTGCTCTAACGCCTGAGCCGGTTTACCAACGGTTAAAGATCCATTATCAGCAACAAAGTCATTTGTGTAGTCAATAATTAACAATGCTTTTGTCATTTTAATTTTCCTCAGCAAATTGGGCTTTGGTAATCAATTGTTCTTGGAGATCAGCTAACTTAGTGGTTAAGTAAACAGGGTACCGGTCAGGGTTGACTAGCCGTTTACTTGCTTCTGGTAATTGAGCGCGCAATTGCCGAGAAGTTTGTTGAATCTTAAAGACATCCGTTTCCACCTTTGCTGGCTGGCCCGCGGTTAAGTAAGTTTTTAATAGTGGCTTGGCAGTAAAGTTGGCTAAGACCTGACTGGCATTAGTTGCAGTAGGATCGGAGTTAACAACTTTGAGCGGTGTCGTGATGGATTCATCAGCCAGGGCGATGACATCGGCAATCGCCTTATTTGGCTGATCATTACTATAAATCCGGTAAACCTGCTTATTGCCCGGAATCGTAACCTTTTCCCCGCTATCACTGACCTTAATCGTTGGGATCCATTTACCATTGACGCTTTCTTCCGCTAATTTGTAGACGCCGCTTAAGACCGGACTAGAAGAACTGGTAATCAAGCGTTCACCAATCCCAAAGTTATCAATTGGTGCTCCTTCGTCCAACAGTGATTTTACAACGTGGGCGTCAAGAGCATTGGAAGCAGTGATTTTAGCCTGTGGGAAGCCCGCTTCATCGAGCATCTGCCGCGCTTTGATGGCAAGCTGGGAAATATCCCCGGAATCGATCCGAATGCCAACTGGTTCATGGCCATTGGCGCGGGCTTGCTTGAAGACGCGAATAGCGTTTGGAACCCCTGACTTAAGGACATCATATGTATCAACCAGTAGGGAAATCTTATTCGGGTAAACTTTTGCCCATGCTTGAAAGGCGCTTAGTTCGTCAGGAAAGCTTTCCACCCAGGCGTGCGCCATTGTTCCCGCTGCTGGAATGTGGAATTGACTAGCTGCTTGCAAGTTTGAAGTACTGGTGCAACCGCCAATCACGGCTGCCCGTGCACCATAAGTGGCCGCGTCTGGTCCTTGCGCACGACGGGCACCAAATTCCATAATTGGCCGTCCTTGAGCAGCATGGTTAATCTGCCATGACTTAGTGGCAATTAGTGATTGGTGGTTAATAATGTTGAGGACGAAAGTTTCTAAGAGTTGTGCCTCAATTAAGGGACCACTGATGGAGATAATTGGTTCTCGTGGAAACACTGGGGTGCCTTCGGGAAGAGCTTGGATGGTACAGCTGTTTTTAATTTTGCTAAGGTAGTCAAGGAAATCAGGGCTAAACTCTTTTAATAATTTCAGGTATTCAATGTTTTCCTTAGAAAAATGCCAATTAGCAACTTGCTCAACTACTTGCTGGAGACCGGCCGCAATGACAAAGCTGCCATTATCAGGAACCCGCCGGTAGAAAACGTCGAACCGGGCCTGGCGATCATGAGGCAGGGTGGCGTAATAGCCGTTTGCCATTGAGAATTCATAAAGGTCGGTTAACATTTGTAAATCCATATTATCCACACTTTCTTTTAAGTAAAAAGTACTTTAATTATCGCAAGAATAAAAGCATCTTTGACTTTTATTTACGTCTAGTATAAATACTCTTTTTGAAAATGCAAGTTTATAAAATTAACAATTTAGCTTAAACAACCTTGGTGGCCGACCTGAGTGTTGTAATGAGGCGGTGCCGACTTCCTTAAACAGGTGATTATGAGTTTTCTTAAAATTGGAATTATCAATTTTATCGGGGGTGGTTCCTAAGAATGCCGCAAAGACTTCCCGGGCCTGGCGCAGGGTGAAGGAATCACCGAGAATGTGGAGGATGCCCGGTTGGTAATCGAGCTTATTTTTAATCCGGTTGATTGCGGTGCTGATAATTTGAACATGGTCAAACGCAAGATCAGAAGGCGTTGTTAAAACGAATTGCTGCCGATCGTGACTGATCACATACTGGTGCTGATCAGCACTCAGGATAAACCATTGGGCGTCAGTTGCCCCGTAGCCTGGATGCAGCTTGGGCGTCGAGGGCAGATAAGTCATGTAGGCTAATGATAAGACCCGGTTACCAGCAACCCGGTTGGGATCAGTAAAAGTAGCCAGTTGTTCAGTTGAACTTATCGGCACCTGGAGACCGATCTTATCCTCAATCAAGCGAATGCACGCTACATCAGCACTTTCATGACTACGTAACAAGGTTTCTGGCAAGGCCCACCTTCCCCTTAATGGTTCGTCGGCCCGTTTAATTAATAATAACTGTGGCCGGTGCAGTTCCGTATTAAAGCTCCAAATAACATTCGTGATGGTTACTAAGGGACGGGCAACAATCTTATTATCCAATCTTGACTCCTCCTTTCCAGATAATTAGCTACTTCTATTTTAGCATTTACCTTTTGTGCTGTAATGATGTGATATCATTTCTCAATCATATATCGAACGGTATAATGCGACCGGGTTTTCATCCCAATCACCGACGCGGCGGCGACAATGTCTTCTACGTTTCATATTTAAAAACACAGCGAAAACGTCTGCAGCCGGTTTTTAAGCAGCTAATTGCGCTGTGGCCCGCCGAAAAGAAATGTTCGTAAAGCAATAATTTACTAACAAGTGCTAAAATAAAAGTAAAGATTAAGAACGGAAAAGAGATGCACAATGGCGACGATAAAAGAAATTGCGGAAAAGTCTGGTTTTTCTCCAGCAACGGTCTCGCGCTTGCTGAATAATGACCCCAACCTATCAATCACCGCTAGCACACGGAGTAAAATCTTAAAAGTGGCTAACGACCTTGGCTACTGGGCAGACCACCAAAAGCAGGATTCGATTCGACCGGTAATTGCCCTCCTTTACCGGGTCAGCGGTAAAGAGCAGCTTCAGGATGAATACTTTGCTTCCTTAAAGGATGCCATCCTGAAGGTGATCAAACAAAATGGTTTCCAAGTGCAAGTATTTGAAAGAATTGAGGACCTGGTAGCAAAAGCTGCTTCATTTCAAGGCTTTATCGGGGTGGGGTCCAACCGTCTGACTAAGGAAAAGCTGGTGTTACTTCACAATGCGTTATCAAACGGGGTATTTGTTGATATCAACCCCGCTCCCGACATGTTTGATTCCGTGCGTCCCAACTTATCATTGACGATTCGGGATGCCCTTTGTTGCTTGACCGCTGCCGGTTACCAGCGAATTGGCTTCATTGGGGGAACTGGCCTAAATATGGACCATGTTCAGCAACCAGATATTCGTGAAATGGCCTTTCGCGAGTTTACGTCAATTGATAATAATATCAAGGAGGCCCCGATGTTTGTCGACGGGCCCTTCAACATTGAAAATGGCTATGTACTGGGGAAAAGGGCACTGGATGAATGTGGGGACCACTTGCCGGCAGCTTTTATTGTTGCTTCGGATACCCTGAGCGTTGGTGTCTTGCAGGCATTTAATGAAAATGGTGTTATCGTTCCCCGTGATACGTCCGTGATCAGCATTAACAATAGCGAGGTGGCCCGCTATGTTTCTCCGCCGTTGACCTCATACAACATTAACCAGGAGACCCTGAGTCGGATGGCAATTAAGTTGCTCCAGGACCTGATTATCCACCCGGACCGGCCCCATATTCATTTAACGGTAAACACTAGCCTGGTGGAGCGGAAAAGTTTCACAACGAAAAAATGACGGCTTATTCTTAGCCGTTTTTTTATGCCCCTTTGGTAATAATTTTATAATATTAATAAATCCTTTACTAAATTTAAGCAAAGGATTATACTATGCCTTGTAAACGGTTACAGAATTTTTGATTTAATTACAGGGGGTCTGTTTATTATGGCACAGGGTCATAAGATAACGGCCAAGCAGTGGATCTCACGCGCATCTTTCTGCTTTGGTAACGTTGGTCACTCGGCTTTTTACGGGGTAATGAGTACCTACTTCATTATCTTCGTTACCGGTGGCATGTTTAACGGCTTGGAGAAGTCGGTGGCAAATAAGTTAATCGGTTTGATCACCGGGTTAATTGTTGCAGTGCGGATCATTGAATTAGTAGTTGACCCACTTTTGGGTAACATCGTTGACAATACCAAGACGAGGTGGGGAAAATTTAAACCCTGGATTCTAGCGGGTAACATTATCAGTGTCATCCTGTTGCTGATCCTCTTTACCGGGATTTTTGGCCTGGCAAAGTTTAACTGGGTTCTCTTTGCAATTCTTTTTGTTATTATCTTTATTTCCTTTGATATCTTCTATTCTTTCTCTGACGTTTCCTACTGGGGCATGGTTCCAGCATTGAGTGAAGACTCCGCAGAGCGGGGAATTTACACTTCGCTGGGTGCCTTTGCCGGAACGATTGGTTGGAATGGGCTAACCATCATCGTTGTGCCAGTTGTTACCTACTTTACCTACTTGGCAACGGGGCAGCATAAGGAAGGACCCATCGGTTGGTTTGCCTTTGCTGCCATCGTATCATTAGTTGCCCTGCTCAGTGCCCTGGCAGTCTGCTTCGGGACTAAGGAAAAGCACAACATCATTCGGAACTCTGCTCAAGACAAGACGACCATTCGGGAGGTCTTCTCCGCCATTTTCCACAACGACCAAATCTTGTGGCCAAGTTTGGCATACCTGCTCTACTCATGTGCATACGTTATTACTAACGGGGTTCTTTTCTACCTCTACAAGTTCGTCATTGGCAAGCCAGGCGAATTCTGGATCGTTGGTGTTATTGCTACCATCATTGGTTTCTGCACCAGTCCACTGTTCCCAATTTTGAACAAGTTCATCCCGCGGAAGTGGTTGTTCACGGCCGGTCAAGTTTCAATGATCCTGGCTTATGTCATCTTCATCTTCTTCCGTTCGAACGTCTTCATGATGGACCTTGGACTAGTCTTCTTTAATATTAACTTTGCCCAACTGGTAACTGTTCTGACCTTGACTGATGCTATCGAGTACGGTCAATTAAAGAACGGCCAGCGGAACGAAGCCGTTGTGCTTGCCGTGCGGCCAATGATTGATAAGTTGACCGGTGCTATTTCCAACGGGCTGGTTGGTTACATTGCCATCGCCGCCGGGATGACCGGAACGGCCACGGCTGCCGATATGACTGCCCACGATATTCACACCTTCGATAGTTTCGCCTTCTATATTCCGCTGGCATTCGCCATCCTCGCTATCCTGGTCTTCTTGACCAAGGTTACCCTGAGTGAGAAGAAACACGCGTTAGTCGTTGAAGAATTAAAGGACAAGCTCGCTGAAGGCAACGTTACTGGCCAAGCTCCACGTGAGGCTGCTGATGAAACCAAGGAAACCACGGTTTACGCCCCGGTTGATGGGCAACTTGTTCCAATGAAGGACGTCATCGACCAGGACGGTAAGGCATTCCCTGGCAAAGGATTTGCCATCAAGCCAAGCAGTAACCACGTCTATGCGCCATTTGATGGGAAAATTATCTTCACCTTTGGGACTAAGCACGCCTTTGGAATCGTATCTGACGATGGACTAGAATTACTTGTCCATATTGGTGTCGGGACCGTCAACATGCGTGGTGAAGGATTCGTTACCCACTATAATGATGGGCAAAGGGTCAAGAAGGGTGACTTGTTGTTCGACTTTGACCGGCAACTAATCACCGAGGCTGGTTACCAAGATACGGTAGTTAACTTCTTTACCCAGCCACAAAGGGTTATTGAATTCACGAAAATTGACTACGGCAATGACGTTAAGCATGGTGACCAAGTAGCCACGGTTAAGTTCAAGTAGAAAGGTACTTATTTATGAAGAAAAAAGAACTACCACGTTTCCTCTACGGTGGTGACTACAACCCAGAACAATGGCCAGCAGAAACCTGGTCAAAGGATATCCAGGTCTTTAAGCAGGCCGATATCAACTCAGCAACGGTTAACGTCTTTTCCTGGACCCTCTTGGAACCTCAAGAAGGACAGTACAACTTTACAATGCTTGATAAGATTGTCGATAACTTATCCAGGGCCAACTTTAATATTGTAATGGCCACGTCGACGGCGGCCATGCCGGCATGGATGTTTAAGAAGTATCCAGAAGTCGCCCGGGTCGATTACCAAGGACGACGGCATGTCTTTGGGCAACGCCACAACTTCTGTCCAAGCAGCAAAGACTACCAGCGCCTCGCTAGCGACCTGGTTGCGCACCTAGCTGAACGTTACCATGACAACCCCCACATCGTTGCCTGGCACGTCAACAATGAGTATGGCGGTAATTGCTACTGTGACAACTGTGCAGCGGCCTTCCGTAAATGGCTAAAGGACCGCTACCAGACCCCTGATAAGCTCAACAAGGCCTGGAACATGAACGTGTGGAGCCACACCATCTATGACTGGGACGAAATTGTTGTCCCCAATGAACTTGGTGATGCCTGGGGCCCAGAAGGCACAGAGACAATTGTGGCTGGGCTTTCAATCGACTACCTTCGCTTCCAATCGGACGCCATGCTTAACCTGTTTAAGCTAGAAAAGCGGGTCATCGAGAAGTACTCACCAGATGTTCCAGTCACGACTAACTTCCATAGTCTGCCGAACAAGATGGTTGACTACCAGAAATGGGCAAAGGACCAAGACATTATTTCCTACGACAGTTATCCCGCCTATGACATGCCAATTTACCACCCGGCATTTCTTTATGACCTGATGCGAACGCTAAAACACCAGCCGTTTATGCTGATGGAATCAACGCCGGCCCAGGTTAACTGGCAACCATATAGTCCCTTAAAGCGGCCGGGCCAGGTCCGGGCAACGGAACTGCAGGCTGTGGCCCACGGTGCTGATACGGTCCAGTACTTCCAGTTGAAGCAGGCAGTCGGCGGTTCGGAAAAGTTCCACAGTGCCGTGATTGCCCATTCCGGCCGAACTGACACCCGGGCATTTAAGGAAGTTGCCCGGCTGGGCCATGACCTGAATAAGGTGGGCCCGGTTATCAAGGGTGCTAAGACGACGGCCAAAGTCGGCATTGTCTTTGACTGGAGTAACTTCTGGGCGCTTGAATACGTCGACGGGATTACCCAGGACCTCCGTTATGTGCCAATTATCTTGGATTATTACCGGCAATTCTATGAGCAAAACATCCCGACGGACGTAATCAGTGTTGATGACGACTTCAGCCAATATGACCTGATTGTTGCCCCCGTTTTGTACATGGTCAAACCAGGACTAGGCGAAAAGATTGACCGTTACGTTAAGGCTGGTGGCAACTTCGTAACCAGCTTCATGTCAGGGATAGTTGGGCCCTCCGATAATGTATACACTGGTGGTTATCCTGGACCGCTGAAGGATGTTACCGGAATCTGGGTTGAAGAAAGCGATGCCGTTGTTCCAGGGCACCGCACTAATATCAGTATTGGTGACCAAGAGTATGCTACTCACCTAATGTGTGATTTGATTCACCTGGAGGGTGCCCAGGCAATTGCTACCTACGCCAACGAGTTTTATGCTGGAGTCCCTGCCGTTACTGAAAATAAGTATGGTAAGGGGAATGCCTGGTACGTTGGCAGCCGTCTGGAACACGACGGCCTTAAGAAGGTCATTGACCGGGTAATCAAGTTCAGTGGAGTTAAGCCATTGGTCGATCAGGTCACCCCGTTAGAAGTCACAAAGCGAGTAACCACGGATGATCAGGAGCTCTACTTTGTTTTGAACATGAGTAATGGCTCCCAGGAGTTACCGATGAAGTTCCGGGGCTACCATGACCTTTTGACTGGACGAGTCGCCCAACCAACCTTAAAGGGCTGGGATGTCGAAATTCTTCAGTCATAATTCCCTATAGAATTAAATAATAGCGAAGTGTCGCTCAGGACTGTAAGTCTTGAGCGACGCTTTTTCGCTATTCACTTTTATTAAAAATGCGGGGTAGCTTGCGCTTAATCAAGATGGCCGCGACAATTACCAGCAAAATTACGCAAACTAACCTGGTTATCCAGAGTGGCTGGCCAAGTCCCTGGTCGGGGACGTGGGCGTAGTAGGCATGGAGAATCTGCCGACCGTGAAGGTTTTGAAAAGGAAGTTGGTAATAATTAGGAGACTAATCAGGGTCACCTGGGAAGCAACCGTGCCTAAGATATTGAAGTTCTGCCGCACAAAGCGGGTATTAAGCGGTGGGATTGTAGCATCTTGCTTGTAAAAGGGCCAGATGAAGGCGTTGATTGTGCTGCAGAACAAACAAGCAATGAATAAACCGGCTAGGTAGTACCAGTCGGTGGGCAGCAGTGACAGGATCAGGCCCAGTGTGGCCCCTGGAAAGGCAAACCACCAGTAGGACGTCTTTTTTAACCGCGGACTCAAGAGAAGGCCACCGATTGTTGCCAGGATAAATAGTCCGTAGGTGGTAAACAGCAGGGGCATCTTATCTAGGGTATCAAAGTAAAACAAACTGTAGATTAACAGAAAGTTAGTCGTGGCGCCGGTCCAAAAGGTCCAGAGGCGAGATGACTTGACCAGGTGTTGGAGCCGGCTAAAGTCGACCAGCATTACTAGCCACATCCTCAGGGTAAGGAAAAGCAAAAATGTACTCCCCATTTGCTTTAAGCCGCGGGCGCCCAGTCCCATGCTAAATACCAGTAAGGTGGCGATTAACGGCCGCCAACTAAGGAGTCCGGTAAAGGTTGGGGTACTTGGCCAGGGGTTCGGCAGTTTGCTAGTGAGGGCCCCCCAAGCAGGACCATCAGGATTATTTCACCCAGGAAGGCCAGCAGGGAGATTTTTGTGAGGGCCACCCCTAGGACGAGAGCAAACAACAGGTAGAGGATGCCGTAAAGGGCGGCTTTGGGGTAATGCCACTCTCCCTGGGCACGGTACTCATCCTTTAGCTGTTGGTAAGCAGGTTTGAGGCAGCCACTTCCAATCCCAATGATGGTAGCGGCTTCGGAAATTATTGGTTGGTAGAGGGCCAGACCGGTGCCGAGGAGGGTTAAACCGATACTGGCGGCCAAAATCTTATACGGGTTCTGGACCTTACCAAACGAACGAATTGCAAAGGGGACGGTCTTGGCCATGACATAAAAGAAGATAACGGGCAGGGCCGCCGCGGTCGTCCGCCCACTTTGAATGAAGTAAAACATGAAGAAGATGTTAGGGAGGACGATACTGCCGAGGGTTAAGGCCTCCATATTGACGACGAGAAAGTTCAAGCTGATCCTCCTTTGGAATAGGATTTGGTACCAGGCTAATATACCATAGATTCAACCACCACGAGTGCTTTTATCAAGCAGGACTGGTATACTAGGGCTAATAATAAGTAAGGAGAGACCCCATATGAAAGCCCTTGTTGTTACTAGTCAAAGTGATCAAACAATTAATAGCTTACAAATTACCGATGTTGAAAAGCCTACCCCTGCGGCCAATGAGGTCCTGGTCAAGGATCACGCGGTCGGGCTCAACCCGGTTGACTATAAGGTTGTTGAGGGTGGTGTACCCGCCTGGAGTTTCCCCCACACCCTTGGCTTAGACGTTGCCGGGGAAATCGTCGCGGTTGGGGATGCCGTCACCGACTGGCAGGTTGGCGACCGGGTCTCTGGTCATGGTGACCTAACGAAAAATGGTTGCTTTGCTGAATTCGTTGCCGTACCGACCTACCAGCTGGCCCGGATTCCAGATAAGGTCGATTATGAAACGGCTGCTAGTCTTCTTTGTGGCGCTTTGACCGCGTATACGGCAGTAGAACGCAAACCTAACCTGACAAATGTGCATACGGTGCTGGTTCATGCTGGTGCTGGCGGTGTCGGCAGTATTGCCATTCAATTAGCCAAGTTGCATGGCTTCAGGGTCTTCACAACGGTTTCCACTGGAAAGATCAAGTATGTCCAGCAGCTCCACCCTGATGCAATCATTGATTACCGCCAAGAAGATGTTGATGAGCGCCTTAACCAGCTGACCGCGGGCCGCGGGGTTGATCTAATCATCGATGCGGTGGGAAAGAGTGAGGCCGAAAAGGACCTTCGTCGCCTTGCCTACAATGGGACTCTCGTAACGATCGTGGACGTTCCAGATATTACTAGTGCCCCGCTGTTGCCCCGCTGTTTGACCGGGGGTTAAGCGTAGACGTTGTTAACCTCGGTGGGCCCACCTTAGCCACAACCCTAACCAACAGGCGGACCTAGGGAGGATGAATGCAGAAATGCTGAAACTAGTTGCTAGTGGGAAAGTCAAACCGCTAATTGAGAAGGTATTGCCGTTTGACCAAATTAAGGAAGGCCTGCAGGTAATCAAGAACCACCGGGTGGTCGGCAAGATTGTGGTTAAAGTTAATTGACGCCTTGCTCTAGTTTTCTCATTCGTTAACCAGCATTACTATAAAGGACTGTTAATGGTGCGCAATTCCCAGCGTCGTTAACAGTCCTTTCTAATTTATTAACTTTTTAAGAAGAAACACTAAAAATACCAATAAGTCGATGTCGTCGTTCCACTTTCCTGCAACTGGTCATGATAAAATGGTTGCACTAAAGACGCTACGTTAACCACTTAATCCCCTTTAAAGGAGGTTATTTATTATGGCACTCAGTACATTTGGCGAGCAGGTTCTGGCGAAAAAGATGGAACATTTACTTTTTAACTTTCCGATTGGAATAGAGGTTGAACGCCAGCGAGTGAATGCGGATGGCGGCCTTAGTAAATTCCCGTATCCGCATAATATTGGTGACCCCCGAACCAATAAGTGGATCACCACAGACTTCATGGAAACGATGACGGAGATTGCGACGCCGGTAGCCCAATCACCGGAACAAGCCCTGCGTTTTCTTGAGCAGATCAGTAATATCTTACGCAAGGGGCTCGCGGAAGGTGAATATTTATGGCCGTTGTCAATGCCGCCTAAACTACCAACTGACCACAGTAATATTAATATTGCCCGGACAACGCTGGAGAAGAAAAAGTATTCTGATGAGTGGCTAAAACGCCACCGCCTCCAGGAAGCAACGCCATGTGGGGTCCACGTTAACATTAGTATTAATCCTTTACTTCTGGATAAGTTGACGTCGGGTGTCGGAGAAAGAAACCAACTGTACATTAAAGTTGCCCAGGGTTTCTTGAAGTACCGGTTTTTATTAACGTATTTGTACGGTGCTAGTCCACTTACCGAGGGTAACTACTTTTTGCCCAACCAAAGACCACATCACCTGGTGCGCAGTATTCGGCAGAGCAAGTATGGCTTTGGAACCAAATATGATGGTGACTTCACTGATACCGACTGTTACGCCCGGCGGATAAAACATGGCCTTACCACTGGGGAGTTACTGGCGGAACACGATTTTCATTCCCCGGTTCGTCTAAAAGGCCCAGCCAGTGTGGCCCAATTACCGACAAAAGGAACCCAGTATATCGAGTTGCGGATGCTGGATCTAAACCCGTGGTCCAGTACGGGAATTGATAATGATGCTGTTGACCTTCTTTACTTAATGATGGCTTATTTTCTGATGATGGAAGAAGGGGTGTTTTCGTTATCAAAGAGCAATGATCGAAATGAACGGGTAGCGTTAGAGCAGCCATTTGACCACTGCCAGTTTGAAGAAGAGATAAGTACATTCTTAAATCAATTGGGTGACTTTGCGATAGTAATCCAGGCCGGACAAGGGGCTCACGATTTATTGGACCGTCTAAGGACCATGGTTGACGATCCCCGACAGACCGTTGCGGGCCAGTTGGCTGCACACGTAAATAATGATTCACTGTTGAAATTTGCCCTTCATCAGGCAATCAAGTTTCAGTCCCAGAGCCAAAAGGCGGTGAACGTCTGCCAGGAGTTTAAGGGTGGTAAGGTGTTTCCGGCGCAAACCCTGCGGGAAATACTGGGGACCTAAAACGCGTAGACAGGCTTATTTTTCCTAATATTTGAAAAAAGATAGCGAGGCTGGGAGAAAGCTTTTTTCACCCGCCTCTTTTAGTTCTCCGAATATTACAAGTAATCGCGTAAAAAACAAAGAGGTTAGCTCCGCGTCGAAGCATGTTCCTAGTGTCTAGCGCTGCGAAGTAAGTCCATTGATTATTCGTACCAACAATTGTCCTATACTAGCCAAAGGCGCACTCTAATGTTTCCCAGCTTCTTAATTCATCCTAGTCTGATTAATTACTTTTCCACCTCCTCTTGTGAACTATCATCGGTTTTATGCTGGATGAAAAGTGACTGGCTAATCCGAATAGGAGACCAATGATGCCAAAACTAAGCCAGCCAAATCCGTTGGCAAAAAATGGGAAGTAGTGTTGGGCAAAGGCTAAAAGGTCTTGGGTGAGGGACCAGTTATGGATTGGTGCAGGAAAGGCGTTAAGCATATCAAAGAAGGCAGGGATTAGTGTAAAGTCAGTGGTGAACCGATAAACCAGTGGATCGTTATTAAAGAATGGTGATGTCATTCCCAGAATAATTAAGGTAATAGCTAGGGGATAGAGGAACATTAAAACGGGTGTTGACCAAGCGATAATTTGGTTAAGCCCCAGGTTGGCGATGGTGAAGGAAAGCAAACAGTTAAAACGGAGGAAGGACTTGTAAGAGATCCGCGGGAAGCGCCGATGGAAGTCCTGAGCAAAGGCAATTACTAACCCCATGGTGCTGGTCATACAGGTAATCGTTGCTAAAGTAGCAAGCAAGGCGTCCCCGCTAGCTCCTAGGTAATAGTGAGCAATCTGGACTAAAGTGGTTCCCCCGTTAGCGGCCATTGA contains these protein-coding regions:
- a CDS encoding nicotinate phosphoribosyltransferase, with protein sequence MDLQMLTDLYEFSMANGYYATLPHDRQARFDVFYRRVPDNGSFVIAAGLQQVVEQVANWHFSKENIEYLKLLKEFSPDFLDYLSKIKNSCTIQALPEGTPVFPREPIISISGPLIEAQLLETFVLNIINHQSLIATKSWQINHAAQGRPIMEFGARRAQGPDAATYGARAAVIGGCTSTSNLQAASQFHIPAAGTMAHAWVESFPDELSAFQAWAKVYPNKISLLVDTYDVLKSGVPNAIRVFKQARANGHEPVGIRIDSGDISQLAIKARQMLDEAGFPQAKITASNALDAHVVKSLLDEGAPIDNFGIGERLITSSSSPVLSGVYKLAEESVNGKWIPTIKVSDSGEKVTIPGNKQVYRIYSNDQPNKAIADVIALADESITTPLKVVNSDPTATNASQVLANFTAKPLLKTYLTAGQPAKVETDVFKIQQTSRQLRAQLPEASKRLVNPDRYPVYLTTKLADLQEQLITKAQFAEEN
- a CDS encoding NrtR DNA-binding winged helix domain-containing protein, yielding MDNKIVARPLVTITNVIWSFNTELHRPQLLLIKRADEPLRGRWALPETLLRSHESADVACIRLIEDKIGLQVPISSTEQLATFTDPNRVAGNRVLSLAYMTYLPSTPKLHPGYGATDAQWFILSADQHQYVISHDRQQFVLTTPSDLAFDHVQIISTAINRIKNKLDYQPGILHILGDSFTLRQAREVFAAFLGTTPDKIDNSNFKKTHNHLFKEVGTASLQHSGRPPRLFKLNC
- a CDS encoding LacI family DNA-binding transcriptional regulator, with protein sequence MATIKEIAEKSGFSPATVSRLLNNDPNLSITASTRSKILKVANDLGYWADHQKQDSIRPVIALLYRVSGKEQLQDEYFASLKDAILKVIKQNGFQVQVFERIEDLVAKAASFQGFIGVGSNRLTKEKLVLLHNALSNGVFVDINPAPDMFDSVRPNLSLTIRDALCCLTAAGYQRIGFIGGTGLNMDHVQQPDIREMAFREFTSIDNNIKEAPMFVDGPFNIENGYVLGKRALDECGDHLPAAFIVASDTLSVGVLQAFNENGVIVPRDTSVISINNSEVARYVSPPLTSYNINQETLSRMAIKLLQDLIIHPDRPHIHLTVNTSLVERKSFTTKK
- a CDS encoding PTS sugar transporter subunit IIA, which translates into the protein MAQGHKITAKQWISRASFCFGNVGHSAFYGVMSTYFIIFVTGGMFNGLEKSVANKLIGLITGLIVAVRIIELVVDPLLGNIVDNTKTRWGKFKPWILAGNIISVILLLILFTGIFGLAKFNWVLFAILFVIIFISFDIFYSFSDVSYWGMVPALSEDSAERGIYTSLGAFAGTIGWNGLTIIVVPVVTYFTYLATGQHKEGPIGWFAFAAIVSLVALLSALAVCFGTKEKHNIIRNSAQDKTTIREVFSAIFHNDQILWPSLAYLLYSCAYVITNGVLFYLYKFVIGKPGEFWIVGVIATIIGFCTSPLFPILNKFIPRKWLFTAGQVSMILAYVIFIFFRSNVFMMDLGLVFFNINFAQLVTVLTLTDAIEYGQLKNGQRNEAVVLAVRPMIDKLTGAISNGLVGYIAIAAGMTGTATAADMTAHDIHTFDSFAFYIPLAFAILAILVFLTKVTLSEKKHALVVEELKDKLAEGNVTGQAPREAADETKETTVYAPVDGQLVPMKDVIDQDGKAFPGKGFAIKPSSNHVYAPFDGKIIFTFGTKHAFGIVSDDGLELLVHIGVGTVNMRGEGFVTHYNDGQRVKKGDLLFDFDRQLITEAGYQDTVVNFFTQPQRVIEFTKIDYGNDVKHGDQVATVKFK
- a CDS encoding beta-galactosidase, with translation MKKKELPRFLYGGDYNPEQWPAETWSKDIQVFKQADINSATVNVFSWTLLEPQEGQYNFTMLDKIVDNLSRANFNIVMATSTAAMPAWMFKKYPEVARVDYQGRRHVFGQRHNFCPSSKDYQRLASDLVAHLAERYHDNPHIVAWHVNNEYGGNCYCDNCAAAFRKWLKDRYQTPDKLNKAWNMNVWSHTIYDWDEIVVPNELGDAWGPEGTETIVAGLSIDYLRFQSDAMLNLFKLEKRVIEKYSPDVPVTTNFHSLPNKMVDYQKWAKDQDIISYDSYPAYDMPIYHPAFLYDLMRTLKHQPFMLMESTPAQVNWQPYSPLKRPGQVRATELQAVAHGADTVQYFQLKQAVGGSEKFHSAVIAHSGRTDTRAFKEVARLGHDLNKVGPVIKGAKTTAKVGIVFDWSNFWALEYVDGITQDLRYVPIILDYYRQFYEQNIPTDVISVDDDFSQYDLIVAPVLYMVKPGLGEKIDRYVKAGGNFVTSFMSGIVGPSDNVYTGGYPGPLKDVTGIWVEESDAVVPGHRTNISIGDQEYATHLMCDLIHLEGAQAIATYANEFYAGVPAVTENKYGKGNAWYVGSRLEHDGLKKVIDRVIKFSGVKPLVDQVTPLEVTKRVTTDDQELYFVLNMSNGSQELPMKFRGYHDLLTGRVAQPTLKGWDVEILQS
- a CDS encoding glutamate--cysteine ligase; translated protein: MALSTFGEQVLAKKMEHLLFNFPIGIEVERQRVNADGGLSKFPYPHNIGDPRTNKWITTDFMETMTEIATPVAQSPEQALRFLEQISNILRKGLAEGEYLWPLSMPPKLPTDHSNINIARTTLEKKKYSDEWLKRHRLQEATPCGVHVNISINPLLLDKLTSGVGERNQLYIKVAQGFLKYRFLLTYLYGASPLTEGNYFLPNQRPHHLVRSIRQSKYGFGTKYDGDFTDTDCYARRIKHGLTTGELLAEHDFHSPVRLKGPASVAQLPTKGTQYIELRMLDLNPWSSTGIDNDAVDLLYLMMAYFLMMEEGVFSLSKSNDRNERVALEQPFDHCQFEEEISTFLNQLGDFAIVIQAGQGAHDLLDRLRTMVDDPRQTVAGQLAAHVNNDSLLKFALHQAIKFQSQSQKAVNVCQEFKGGKVFPAQTLREILGT